GAGGCGTGGTCATCTTGGGGAAAGGCCACACCCATTCGCAATAGGAGTATTGCATCATAAGATAAAGGAGATGAGACAAAAGagctttgtattgatttgcattGGTGCTTTATGTCCAATCAAGCCAGCAAAATAAACACTCAAAATTATAGAGTAGTTTTTGTGGTAGTTTGTCACTCGTCTGTACCAGTCACAAGCTGCTAGCTAGTTAGTAGAAGTAGATTTATGCTAGCTGATGATTGGGGGAATAATGTCATGGAATAGTTGAGTCGTGAGCTGGCTTTTTGTTCATCTCACCATAAAAAACTCAAAAAAATTTGTGCTTATGTATTCTCTTTGGGGGggctcggtggcttagtggttagcacgttcgcctcacgcctccagggttgggggatcgattcccacctccaccttgtgtgtgtggagtttgcatgttctccctgtgcctcgggggtttcctccgggtactctggtttcctcccccggtccaaagacatgcatggtaggttgattggcatctctggaaaattgtccatagcgtgtgtgtgcgtgagtgaatgagagtgtgtgtgtgccctgtgatgggttggcactccatccagggtgtatcctgccttgatgcccaatgacacctgagataccTGAGGCacatcggataagcggtagaaaacgaatgaatgaatgaattctccTTTGTGCTTGTATAATCTTCTTCTCCATCTTGTGTTCAATGCCACAGGAGTTCCTCCAGATGCCGAGCTGGCAGCAGCTATTATGAAAAGACATTTTCGTCCATCTCTGATTAAATCCGAAGCGTGGGAGGGATATACATTTGCTAATCTGGAGATTAAAATCAAAGAGTCGACTGATTGTTACGGTGCTGTGCTGTGGCCCTCAGTAAGTTTTCTTTTTGGTGATCAGACTATTCAAGTATTCAAACCATTGTTTTGTAATTACCgtatttatcttctttttttttttgaccaggCCATGGTGTTGTGTCATTTTCTTGAAACGCATCAGGAAAAATATAACCTTCTAGACAAGAAAGTCATTGAGATTGGTGCTGGAACGGGATTGGTTACAATAGTGTGCAGCATTCTAGGTAACGATGTATGATCTTAGTTAGCATCTTAATCTTTTAGTGTCAGTATCTTTAAACCATCTTTTTCATAACTTCCAGGTGCAAAAGTCACGTCCACCGACCTCCCAGACATCCTTGGTAACCTGCGCTACAACGTGAGCCGCAACACCAGGGGACGCTGTCGCTACGATCCCCATGTGACCGAGCTCACCTGGGGACAGCAGCTAGAAGAGCGTTTCCCACGCGCATCCTGTCGCTATGACTACCTCATGGCAGCAGATGTTGTCTACTCCCATCCGTACCTCAACGAACTGATGGAGACCTTCGAACACCTGTGCTCAGAGGACACGGTTATATTCTGGGCCATGCGGTTTCGCCTGGACCCTGAGAATAGCTTTGTGGAACGTTTTAGAGCGCGTTTTCATATGGAGGAGCTTTATGACCTTCCCAGCTTGCATATCAAATTGTACAGAGCGCAGAAGAACATCTCAGGCTCATAGAGCTTCTGGAGCTGCAGCGTAGAGAGGTCGGGATGTACAGTAACTGGGGTGTAATAAAATGCTTTGAAACCTTTCACTCGGCAGCTAACAATATTCCAAAATTTTGAAATGAAGATCAAAAACATCATCAAAAACAACGAATACGGTGTATGTGTGAATAAAGCAGGTACAAAGCTATATTCCCAAAAGTATCAGTTTAACTACGTTACTTCACAGCGAACTGGCTCTCTGGCCTGAGATTTGAGCACAAAACCTGCCACTAGTGccatgaatgcagtgtgtgtgtatagtccagtgtgtataaatgcagtatgaatgcagtgtgtgtgtatagtccagtgtgtataaatgcagtatgactgcagtgtgtgtgtatagtccagtgtgtataaatgcagtatgaatgcagtgtgtgtgtatagtccagtgtgtataaatgcagtatgaatgcagtgtgtgtgtgtgtgtgtgtgtgtgtgtgtatagtccagtgtgtataaatgcagtatgaatgcagtgtgtgtgtatagtccagtgtgtataaatgcagtatgaatgcagtgtgtgtgtgtgtgtgtgtgtgtgtgtgtgtgtatagtccagtgtgtataaatgcagtatgaatgcagtgtgtgtgtgtgtgtgtgtgtgtgtgtgtatagtccagtgtgtataaatgcagtatgaatgcagtgtgtgtgtatagtccagtgtgtataaatgcagtatgaa
This genomic window from Tachysurus fulvidraco isolate hzauxx_2018 chromosome 18, HZAU_PFXX_2.0, whole genome shotgun sequence contains:
- the mettl21e gene encoding methyltransferase like 21e; protein product: MEQEPAEETETQGVPPDAELAAAIMKRHFRPSLIKSEAWEGYTFANLEIKIKESTDCYGAVLWPSAMVLCHFLETHQEKYNLLDKKVIEIGAGTGLVTIVCSILGAKVTSTDLPDILGNLRYNVSRNTRGRCRYDPHVTELTWGQQLEERFPRASCRYDYLMAADVVYSHPYLNELMETFEHLCSEDTVIFWAMRFRLDPENSFVERFRARFHMEELYDLPSLHIKLYRAQKNISGS